Part of the Sphingobacterium sp. LZ7M1 genome, ATAAGTTTCTCTGAAATTGAAGGCTAAACTTTTTATGTACTTCCTTAAATGATAGGTCCACAGCACATCTTCATTCACAATACCCTCCATGAAGTAGATTTCATGCCTCTTTAAGATATCCAAGCGAATAAGCTTATTGCAAGGTGAAATAGGTAAGCTATTGAAAATGTTTGACCGGACCCAATGTATGTCACAAGAATAATCTGGATATCCTTTACCAGAGATTTTCAGAACATGGTTGATATTTGCAACCTCACTTAAAATTTCCCCTTGAACGATATCGACACCTGGATGTTTAAATACATGGTATACCAACTCATCGATACAAGTTGAAGAAATTGCATCATCACTATCTAAGAAATAAATATAATCGGACTGGCTTTCTCTGATCCCTCGATTCCTAGTTCCTGAAGCCCCTAGGTTTTTATCATTCTTGAGCAACTTAAAATTGATTGGTCCATTATAGCTATCAATTTTCTTTTGAAGAATATCAAAGCTTGCATCAGTACTCCCATCGTCAATGAACATGCAGGTCAAATAAGGATAATTCTGAAGAGCAACCGACTCAAAACACTCTCTGATGTACTTTTCAACATTAAAAACCGGAACAATTACTGTTACTTGGATCATGGGTCCAATATAGGGATATATTAATAAATTGTAAAATATTAGGACAATATTTTAATTACAATTTTCTAATAATTCACACAAAAGAACTATGCTAATTTTTACTCTACCGAAAACCCTTATTTTATCTTTAAACTTAAGCCAATTGAATATAACCGAAAATACACAGTACCTAATAGACCAAACAAGGAATAAATCTCCGATATATAGTCTAACCCGACTTCAAATTTATACTTTCTTATTGCAATTAAAAAGTCCCTCTTATCTTGGACCCCCCTATTGCTATGGATCAATAGCTGTGCAAAATCCTTCAAATACTTTTTTGTAGCATCCGACTTTTCAACGTGATTCTTTTCAGAACCGGAGGTACTGTTTCTAAAAACCCTCACTACCACACTGGAATCACTGATGAAGTAAATTTTATTGAATCCTGACATACTCAAGATCAAAAAATCATCTGTGTGCCAAGCTAGAGGATAAATTTCAAAACCGACATCATTAAACCTTTCTCTCCTAAAAACATGCTCACTTAGGCTACTGTTCAGTCCTCCCGCAATCTTTCTTAATATTAGATTATAGGTGTCATAGTAACCAGTTCTAAATCCATTATAAAACCTAACTTCCTTGTCACCTACAAAATCAAGGATTGTATTAAATTTTAACACATGACAGCAAGAATCGATGAAGGCTAAATTCTTATAAAACTCTTCTACAAAGTTTGAGGAAATGGAATCGTCATCACCCAATATTTGAAACCAAGGCTCTTTAACCTCAGTCAAAATTCTCATCCATTGAAAAGCCAAATTTTTCCCACCTAAGTTGTCGGAATAATTGAAATAGAAATACTGGTCTGATGATAAATATTTTTCGATGATAGGTAAAGGGTCATCCGGACTTAAATCGTTTCCTATGTAAACAGAAAACCTCTTATTGCTTTGGTTAGCTAAAGATTTTATACATTCTTCAAAATAATCAATCTTGAAATAAGGAATTACTATTGCTAATTCGTTCATCTCAGGAGCTTAACTTTTAAAATGGTTTCCTTATAACCAAGGCGCAAAATCTTCAAATAGCTGGTTGAAAACTCTTGACATACCAGTAGTGGCCACTTCCAATTCGCATAAGCCAATTGTACTATCCCTTGGACTAGAATTAACCCTAAAACTCCAAACGAAAGATAATTTAGAACCAGGAAATCACCGATTGCAACAAAAAATCCTGCAATGATGGACGACTTCAAAAAAGGAACTTCATTTTTGGTCACTATCAAAGTTCCAAAGTTGGAATGGTTATTTTCTAAAATGACAACTAAACAATATGCCATCATGATATAGGCATTTGGCAAAACTGCATTAGAACCTATAAATTCAAGTACCATTGGGCCCAAGAAAATCAAAAAAGAGGCCCCCATAATGAATAAGGAAAGATACACGAACAATGCAAAGGAGAAAGTTTGCATCACCTCCTTTGATTTCCCTGAGATTCGCAGCGAAGCAAATGTAGGGTTATAACTGTTGATCAATGTTCCTGAAACCACCCCTATAATACCCACCAATTGGATTAACAGACCATAAGATGCGACCTCCTCACTGCTCAGGTATAAACCTGCTAAAAACATACTGAGGTTATTTATGGCATATGCAGAGATAAACACCAATCCCAATCTACTTGAATTGTGCCAAATCTTTAGAAACAAATCCTTTCTTTCTTCAGGCTTTGGTTTTATCCCTTTCAGCTTTTCTTTGAAATCACGGTCATAAAAGAACCGGTAAGAAATGAATCTATATACAAAGGTGGAACATAGACTGGAAATCGCCACTCCAAAAAGTCCATAGCCCATGTACAAAAAGGAGATGGCTAGAGAAATATAGACAACTTTGGAGATGATCCCGGCAATTTTGGCTTTGCGGATCAATCCTCGTCCTATCAATAAAGAATCAAAATAGGTAAAATAGAAACTCAGAAAGATGGAAATAATGGTAAATATCCAAATCCAGATCACATGGTTCACACTTGTAAAACCGTTGGTGACACTGTAGATATACCAGGTCCCAAACGTACAAAGAACTATCCCAGAAAAAATAGCAATCCGTAGATACACGAATTTAGCCGTATTGATCATATTGGCGAGAAGATTATAATTAATCTCTCCTAATCCATTTACATCTTGGATACCCTTTTTTTGAATTTCTTGGGCCCCACTAAATACATAGGTAATATTCCTTCCGAACTGCGGTGCAAAACCAAAATCGAACAAAGCAACCATGGACCCCAAGGATCCAATCAAGTAGTTTAATGCAATTTCCTCTGTTGAAAGTAATCTTAAAATAATAGGAAGGATGAAAATACCTGAAGCTATTCCAAAAAATTGCGCTAAATAACTCCAAATAACATCCTTTTTGGTCAATTTAACGCCCATAAAGTTGTTTAAGTCTCTTTATTCTTGCGGCTACCTTTAATTAAGTCAATTAATATAGCCAATTCCTTAGTCTTTAATAGATAAGCAACGCCAAAATAAGTACACAAATATATGGAAACAGATATTATCAAACGAATTAAATCGTGGTAATTTATAAGTAAATATTGGTCAATTAGGAAAACGAGCCCACCTACAATTAACGCCCTGATAATACTCGGCAACAAATCAGCAAATTGTCTCCAAATAGGGTAATTAATAAACTTAGAAGTGTAATGGGTATTTATGAAAACCGTAATGACTGAAATAATAACACTACCCCAGACTAAACCAATCATACCGAATGGCAAACAGCATAAAATGACCGAAACAATAACTATCTTTTTGAAAACCTCGATTTTCAAGTAAAGGTCGGACCTACCTTTTGCCTGCAAGATATTCAGGTTATAGGCATGGATTGGATAAAAAATCCCTCCTATTGATAAGATTTGAAAGTATTGGACAGAAGGCAACCATTTATCTGTCAATAAAAACCGGATCAAAGGTTCTGCAACTACAACCATTAAAACTGACAATGGAGCTATCAGAAAGATCACAACCAAAATAATACTTTGATAATATTTTTTCAATGCAGCATCATCATGGGCTAGCTTGGCAAACAGTGGAAATGTAACCCTATTTAAAGCCCCAGCTATATTTGTAATCGGCAATTGCTTTAATGAATCAGCCCTATTATAATAACCCAATTGGGTTGGAGAAAACTTCTTACCAATGATAATGTTGTACAAATTATTGAAAATCGTATCCAACAATGACGAAGCGGTCAATTTCACACCAAAGGAAAAATGGTATTTGAATTTCTCTTTATCAAAGACAAAAGAAGGCCTCCAATCACTATACAACCAATATTGTAATGTATAAACAAAGTTTTGAACTAGGGAAGAATAGATCAGTGACCAGACACCGAACCCATGGGTCGCAAAGAAAATCCCAGATGCACCGCCAGCCAGCATGGATGGTAACTGAATCTTGAACGCCCTTTTGAAATTCATCTCTTTAATGACCTTCGTCGCTTGAACTGCCGCAAAGGAATCAATGATTAAGATGATGGCATAAGTCCTGATTAATCCTGTAAGAACTGGGATTTCATAAAAAGCGGCAACAAGTGGAGCGGTAAAAAAGATGATGCAGTACAGGATAACACTGACACCAAAATTGAACCAGAACACAGTGGACATATCCCTTTGGTCGACATCTTGACTTCGTATAAGGCTATTTGTCAATCCCCCGTTTACCAAAACAGCGGATACACTCATAATTACCCCATACAAAGCAATTGTTCCAAAATCAGATGGCAATAAAACTCTTGCTAAAACCAGGTTTATGACAAAACCGATCAGTTGCGAACCAAACTGTTCAGCAAAAACCCAAAATACTCCTTTAGCAGCTTGCTCTTTAAGCCCCATGCTTTATAGTTTCAAAATTTTTAATATAAAATTATGATTTTATATTATTTCCCGAATTCTGCATTCAACATTCTCCTTAAGCCTTCCTCCATAGAATATGGGGGAACAAAACCTGAAGACATCGCTTTTGTAGAATCATATTTAGTAACTGCACAGAATTTCTTCACGCGAACAGAACTGATCGTCAATTTTTTCCGGCTTAAAAATGCCAATACATCAAAGCCGTAACCTCCTAGCATCCCGATCCAGTAAGGGATATGGGTAGTCGGAATCTTTTTACCCAAAATCTCACCAGTATGATAAACCAAATCATTGGTAGTAAAATCGGGCTTGTCTACATAGTTATATACATTATAACCCTCTCGCTTATGTTGAATCAAGAATTCTAGAAATGCAACGACATTCCCAACATAGGACATAGACTTTTGATTTTTTCCATCACCGATCATCATGAATTTACCTGATGCAATTTGATTCAACAGGTTAAAAACATTCCCTCTGTTACCTTCTCCAAAGATCACTGTAGGGCGAACGATATTGATGTTCCAGTCAGCATGGGTCTTATACCACTCTTGAAGAACCTGCTCAGCCTCCCATTTACTCTTACCGTAATGGTTAAATGCATCCGCAGGAAAAGATTCATCCGGATTATCCTTATCCAAGCCATAAACCGCTACAGAACTGGTAAAGATCAGCCTGCTAACACCATTAGCTTCCATGGCTTCTAGGGTATGCCTCATCCCTTCCACATTCACATCATAATAAAGTGACGTCGGAGAAACATCATCCCTATGCTCTGCTGCTAACAAAATCACCACATCTTGGCCCTTCAAAAGCTCTTTTAATCGAACTTTATCAAGAACATTCGCAATTTTTGTCAACTGTGGATAACTAGAACTTTGTTGTTTATCAATATTGATAAGGTTTAGTGTGGGAGTATCAATGAGGTTTCCAATTAGCTTTGTGCCAACAAAACCTGAACCACCGATAATAGCTATATTCATCTAAAATCTAAATGTTATATTTTATTTATTAATGTGACTGAAACTGCATCTGGAGCTTCCCCAGCTTTAACCTCTTTAACCTGAGCCTCAGTAAACTGAGCAGTTTCTACTTTTATCGTTCCTTGTTCCATTTCCTGATTAACAAGTTTAGCATTTCTTTTGTTCACAAAATAATTGAAAGTCAATGTAAACAAGAACCACAAAACAAGATCCAAAAGAACAACTACATTATTGCTAATGAATTGAACGGTGATAATATTAAAAGCACAGAAAAACAAAGAGAGACCAATGATACTCATCATGGCACTCTTATGTGATAGACCTGATCGAAGTAATTTATGGTGCAAATGGCTACGATCTGCCTTGAACAAAGGCAAGCCCTTGTACCATCTGATAAATATTACCCTTGCTACATCAAAAACAGGAACGATCAATGTCGAGAAAGCTACAACAATAGCTCCTTCAGAAAAAGGCTTGATACTCTTATTGTTCATAGCAAAGCTAATGGCTAGAAATGCCATGGTATATCCTAAGGTCATACTGCCTGTATCACCCATAAATATCCTTCTCCTCCTTTTGGATGCACCAAAAACATTGTAATAGAAGAATGATATTAAAATACCTGTTGTAATAAATGCTAACAAGGCATGGATCCAGGCATGATAGAATGCAAATAAGGTCCCTAATACCAAACAGCCAACGCCAACCAGGCCAGAACATAATCCATCCAAACCATCGATCAGATTGATCGCATTGATGATAAGTACAGCAGCAAAAATTGTGAGCGGAATGCCAGCCCATGCTGGCAGATAAGTTAGGAACATCAATCCATAAAGATCATTGATCCATAATCCAGCTAGAGGAAAGAATGTAGCTACCAAAATCTGTGCAACAAACTTCCATTTATAGCTTACTCCAATTAAATCATCTGCTATCCCAATGATATAAAGAATTACCAGACCACAAATTAACATGATGAACATCGGAAATACTTCCCATGTCACAATGCCTAAATTGACAAAATTAGTCTTATAAACTAATACAACGGTAATGGCTAATAAACAACATTGAATGGGAACAAATGCAACTCCACCTAATCTAGGGATAATACTCTGGTGGACTTTTCTTGCATCGATGGGATCAAATAACCTCTTCCTATATGTTATAAGCATAATATATGGGATGATAATCTTCCCAAGAAATATGGCTAATAAGAAAGGAACAAGTAGAATGATAAACTCCATCGACTTAATTTTTTAGACTTTAGTTGAAAGCTGATTTAGTAACACTATATCTAACCAACGATTTAATTTTGCTTTATAAAATGAGCATTTGTTTGGAACAAATTTATAACATATTTAAAGGGCAAACGACTGATTAAGCCTATCCACACCTTATATTTCTCAATTTGTAGCCCAAACCTTACACCCTCATTTATGTGCTTAAACATCTAATTTCTAAGACTTATCAAATTTACTTAGCCCTAATTAATACCATTAAGCCAATTATTAAACCCATAATTTAGAGGTATGGAACAATATCTAGATTATTGCAAAGGAATTAATACCATAACCCCAGCAAAAGGAACTGAAATCAATAATTATATTATAAAAATAGAAAATTTAAATTAATAAATAAATTATTTAAAGATCTTTTTCCAAGCTGAAACCTTGGCGGGACGAATGCCTTCTTCGAAAACCGCATCCGTATCAAAGGCTAGATCATGTGCCATTTTTTTGTTTATTGCCCGATAAATTATCCCCCAATCTGGTAGCCCACCAAAGTTTCGGTCATCAATAAATAAATCAGCACTTAGTTTTCTTGGACCTTTACTCCGGTCCTCTTCAGGAAAATTCGAATTATGTGCGTAAAATTCCAACCCTTGATCTTTACAATAATCAATAGCCTCCTGTAACAACTCACCCTCCCTCACCGTCCACAATATCAATATATGATGCTCATTCTGTAATTGCTTCAAAATATCTATTGCAAAAGGAATGGGTTTCCCAATCCTTGGGTATCTATGCTCAACAATGGTTCCATCAAAATCAACCGCAATTACCATCTTTCAATATTTTTTATCTATTACAACAAATTCCAGTCCAAACCTTACTGATTTCAGTCAACTCATAAACAGATTTATAAGACCAATTCGGGAAAAATCAGTTCGTTTTTTCATAATGAAAAATCCTTTTATTCAAAATATAATTTTGTAAAAGTTACAATACCTAATTTTTTTCAAAATTTAATTAGGCAACCATTAAAAACCTTATAAACTACCCCCATTGACTTTAAATCAAAGTTATCCTATGATTTCCTGAATTTCCTTAACCAGCCGAACCCCCTTCTCCCACAGCCACTCATTGGATAAAAATTAAGTTTTAATAATTTAGCGCCGCAAATTTCACAACTATTCACAAAATAATTATCAATCATGAAAGTATTAAAAGTTGCTTTTTTATCTGCTGTTACCTTCCTTAGTTTGCAAGTCTCAGCTCAAGAGTCTGAAGGTGAGGAAAACCTAGAGATTGACACAACCAAAACTTGGACCATCATGGGTGAAAACACCTTTCTATTAAACCAAAGTTCCTTTTCAAACTGGGCTGCGGGTGGTGTAAACTCCTTGGCTGGAAATCTGATTTTCAATTACGATTTCAATTACAAAAAAGACAAATGGAATTGGGATAATAAATTGATCGCTGCCTATGGACAGACCTACCAAAAAGAAACAGATTGGAGAAAAAACGATGACCGTTTCGCTATTAACAGTTTACTAGGCTACCAAGCTGCTGAAAAATGGTATTACACCTTTTTCATGAACTTCAATACCCAATTTGCAAATGGTTATGAATATAAGGATCAGATTAGAGGAAGAAAGATTTCTGCCCCATTTGCTCCTGCATATTTAAGTTTCGGTCCAGGTATGGCTTTCAAAGAATCAGACAATTTCAAAATCAATATCTCTCCGGCATCTGCAAGGTTTGTGATGGTGGGAGCTGAAAGCCTAAGACCAGATTACGGTGTTGATCCAGATAAATTCTCAAGAAACGAATTTGGTGCAGCTTTAGATGCTTACTATAAAGTCGGGTTAATGGAAAACATTACTTTTGAAACCATCCTGAAATTATACTCTAATTATCTTCAAGATCCACAAAATATTGATGTAGACTATTTAGCAAACCTAAATCTACAGGTAAATAGGTTCATATCAGTAAATGCGGCCGTTCAACTGGTATATGATGACAACGTGAATGTTCCTAAAAGCGATGGCACCAAAGGCCCAGGATTACAAGTAAGACAGATCCTTGGTGCGGGTGTGACTTATAAGTTTTAAGAACCTTACAGAAAATTAATAAATTTATTAAAGGCGGCTAAATGGCCGCTTTTTTTGTGCCCTTATCCTACTTCTGTTTCGAATATTTTTAAGTTTCAAGAAACCAAAAGACTGAAAACCTGTTGTTTAATAAAGGAAATATAACATAAAATCTTATTCAAAATGGCTAAAATAGTTGCAGAACAATTGGTAGAAATGCTCGTTGAAGCGGGAGTTAAACGAGTATATGCAGTAACAGGTGATAGTTTGAACTTTTTCAATGAAGCAATTAGAAAAGATGGTAGAATCCAATGGATCCATGTCAGGCATGAGGAGGTTGGAGCTTATGCCGCTGCCGCTGAGGCAGAGTTGGATGGTTTAGCATGCTGTGCAGGAAGCTGTGGACCCGGACATGTGCATTTAATCAATGGGGTTTATGAAGCCCATCGTGCGCATGTACCTATGTTAGTGATTGCATCAACCATTCCAACAAATCAAATGGGAACCAGCTATTTCCAAGAAACAAACACCTATAAACTATTTGATGACTGTAGTGGGTACAACCAATTGATTACTACGGCCGAACAGGCTCCTCGTATCATTCAATCTGCAATTCAGCATGCAATCTCTCAAAAGGGAGTCAGTGTCATCGGGTTACCGGGCGATGTTTCTAAATTAAAGGCCAAAGAATCAATAACCTCAACCCAAATTTTCCGATGTAACCCTTTAATCAGACCCTCGGACACTGAACTTCAAAAAATTGCTGACCTCCTAAATAAAGGATCGAAAATCACTCTTTATGCTGGAATTGGCGCTATAGGTGCTAGGCAAGAATTACAGCTCCTGGCACAGAAACTAAAAGCACCAGTAGGCTATAGCTTTCGGGGAAAAATGAATGCCCAACTGCCTGCTCCCTATGATGTGGGAATGACTGGTCTTTTAGGCATCCCTTCCTGCTACCAAGCGATGAAAGAAGCGGATGTACTGCTATTGTTAGGTACTGATATGCCATATGATGATTTTATGCCAACCGACAACAAAATAATCCAGATCGATACAGCGGAAGAAAGGCTCGGCAGAAGATGTAAGCTCGATCTCGCGGCAGTAGGCGATATCCGAGAAACCATACTCGCTTTATTACCACTTTTAGAGGAAAAAGTGGACAGCGCCTTTCTGGACTCATTGGGCAATTTCGCAAAGAAAGTACAGGATAACCTTCATGAGTATGTTGACGATATAGGCACAAAAGATGCCATACAACCTGAATTTGTTGCCGATGTGATCAACAAACATGCTAGCCCTAATGCCATCTTTACCCTTGATACTGGAATGACCTGTGTATGGGGTGCTAGGTATATACAGCAAACAGGCGACCGGAAGATGCTTGGATCCTTTAATCATGGTAGCATGGCCAATGCCATGCCTATGGCAATTGGAGCGGCATTAGCCCATCCTGAAAGACAGGTCATAGCTATGTGCGGCGATGGTGGCCTTTCGATGTTGTTAGGAGATTTAGCAACCATAAAACAATATAATCTTCCCATAAAGCTTATTGTTTTTAATAATAGAGCTTTAGGTATGGTAAAACTTGAAATGCAAGTAGCTGGTTTGGTTGATAATCAAACTGATATGGAAAACCCGGACTTCGCTAAGGTTGCTGAAGCCTTCGGCATCCCAGCTATCAATATCCATAAGCCAGAAGAGGTAGATTCGGTCATCGCGGAAACTTTACGCGTCGATGGTCCATTCCTATTGAACATCTTCACCAACCCTAGCGCATTGGCAATGCCTTCCCACATCAGCGCAAATCAAGTCGTGGGCATGACAGAAAGTATGGGAAAACTGATCCTTGGCGGCCGGATGGACGAAGTCTTTGAAACCATTAAGTCAAACTACAAACACTTAAAAAGCATATTCTAAAAATAAAATAGGGCAAACTATCAGTTTGCCCTTTCCTATTATCCTTCAAAAAGTATTAAACAGTCAACCCTATTTAGGGATGGACAATTGACAATTGTCTCATGTCTCATGTCTTGTGTCTTGTGTCTAAATACTATTTACTCTTATACAAATGGCTCAACAAGGCGAAACATAAGATAAAACTCATGATAAAGCCAAACCACGAAAGTACAGGAATACCCCAGATCAGATAACCAACCCTTCCATGCGCAAGGATACTTGCCCCAACTCCAAAGGTCATTGCCAAAATGGACAGCAAAAATTTATTTCCCATCCTATGCAGGATCAATTGAAGATTATCAAAATCTTGCATTTTGTGGTTTACGGTTATTTTGTCCTCTTTTACCTTTTCTAAAATGGTCAACAGATCCAAAGGCACTTCAGTCAGGACATCCTTGGCAAATTTGGCTTTCTCCTTCAATTGCCCTAAAATATATTCTGAAGAAAATTTCTCAGCCGCTATCTTTTTGGCAAAGGGTTCAATACTCTCAGGCACATTGAGATCAGCATCTAATTGTCGACCTGTACCCTCTAATATTGAAACTCCACGAAGCAAGAGGTAAACAAAATCTGGCAATAAGATATGATTACTTTGCAAAACGATATTTAATTTTTGCAACATCACTGAAATATCAATGTCATCAAGGGCATTTTGCTTGATCATCTCAAATATTTCATAAGCATCTCTTTCCAACCGCCTTTCATCTTCAATATGGTGGGCTACAGAAAGTCTCTTTATGTTTTTTATCAAACTTTTGGCATCGTTTGCCAGAAAATCAAGAACCATGGCCTCTATGATCTTTCTATCCTCTGGAATCATAAATCCCATGGCGCCAAAGTCTATAAAAACGATCTGACCACGATGGTTGACAAAAACATTTCCGGGATGGGGATCGGCATGGAAGAAACCGTGCATCAGCACCTGTTCTAAATAGAGATCTAATACATTTTGCAAAACCGACTTTGGATATAGCCCATATTGCTTAAATCCTTCTTGATCATTAACCTTTACGCCATCTATAAACTCCATGCAGATCAAGGTATCTGTACTAAATTTCCTATAAACTTTAGGAACATAAACATCCTTGTTCTCTTTGAAGTTTCTTCTAAACCGCTCGATATTATTTATTTCATTGGTAAACGAAAGCTCATTCAACAGGGAACTTTCAAAAGAAAGAACGATTTGATAAAGGTTCATTTTATAGACTACTTCATATTTCCGCTGAAGTAGCTTGACTAAATCTTTGATAAAATCCAGGTCAGCTTGAATGACCTCGTCAATTTCCTCTCTTTTTACCTTTAATACAACCTCTTTACCATTTTTTAAAGTAGCTCGATAGACCTGAGCAATTGAGGCTGAAGCTATAGGAATTTCATCAATGGAGATAAAATGTTCATCAAGGTCAACCTCTAATTCATCGGCCAACCTTTTTCGGATATCAATACCTTCTAAAGCAACTTCATCCTGCAGTTTTATTAGCTCCTCCTGTAGGTCTTTGGGAATAATATCTGGGCGATTGCTCAGTAATTGCCCCAACTTAATAAATGTTGGACCCAATTCTTCAATAGCTAGTCGGACCCTTACATTAAAATCTTCCTCAAATACCTTTCGAGCATGATTATTCCAGAACAAGAAACTATCTGGCAATATCCTATCAAGATTGGACCTGGAGACAACTTCATCAAATCCATGTTTCGAAAGGATTTTTAGAATTTGTCCAACACGCTTTATCTTTTGAAAACCATTGATATGCTTCATATTGATATTTATGATGCCTTTTTATTTCCTATTTAAATCCGTAACCAACAATGGATTACCCATTTTCATTTCACTAATAAAATCAGCAACCTTTTGGGTGGAAGCTGCCTCCATTAGAAAGTCAAGTTCTTTTTGCGTAACTCCTACCAATTGGATAAAAGACACCTCTCCATGCGCTGTATTGATCCGCCCTAATTGAGGGTCAAGAGTGGTGACAAAACCAACAATTGCTGTGTCTGTATTTAATCGGATTGGACCCTTTGCCGGAATGAACTGATTCTCTTCAAACCAT contains:
- a CDS encoding BT0820 family HAD-type phosphatase → MVIAVDFDGTIVEHRYPRIGKPIPFAIDILKQLQNEHHILILWTVREGELLQEAIDYCKDQGLEFYAHNSNFPEEDRSKGPRKLSADLFIDDRNFGGLPDWGIIYRAINKKMAHDLAFDTDAVFEEGIRPAKVSAWKKIFK
- a CDS encoding glycosyltransferase family A protein; this translates as MIQVTVIVPVFNVEKYIRECFESVALQNYPYLTCMFIDDGSTDASFDILQKKIDSYNGPINFKLLKNDKNLGASGTRNRGIRESQSDYIYFLDSDDAISSTCIDELVYHVFKHPGVDIVQGEILSEVANINHVLKISGKGYPDYSCDIHWVRSNIFNSLPISPCNKLIRLDILKRHEIYFMEGIVNEDVLWTYHLRKYIKSLAFNFRETYFYRHNPNSVTISVQNERRRLVDQFFILDSFLQDIDSSYKEVDNFGILKQYSHVKLMTISPENQEYFIASLNTCIRKALNTQGILKFYKPFFYYLTISGAIFGRSLFIWRKFLGILFRYNKVIEKQRLREI
- a CDS encoding lipopolysaccharide biosynthesis protein, with product MGLKEQAAKGVFWVFAEQFGSQLIGFVINLVLARVLLPSDFGTIALYGVIMSVSAVLVNGGLTNSLIRSQDVDQRDMSTVFWFNFGVSVILYCIIFFTAPLVAAFYEIPVLTGLIRTYAIILIIDSFAAVQATKVIKEMNFKRAFKIQLPSMLAGGASGIFFATHGFGVWSLIYSSLVQNFVYTLQYWLYSDWRPSFVFDKEKFKYHFSFGVKLTASSLLDTIFNNLYNIIIGKKFSPTQLGYYNRADSLKQLPITNIAGALNRVTFPLFAKLAHDDAALKKYYQSIILVVIFLIAPLSVLMVVVAEPLIRFLLTDKWLPSVQYFQILSIGGIFYPIHAYNLNILQAKGRSDLYLKIEVFKKIVIVSVILCCLPFGMIGLVWGSVIISVITVFINTHYTSKFINYPIWRQFADLLPSIIRALIVGGLVFLIDQYLLINYHDLIRLIISVSIYLCTYFGVAYLLKTKELAILIDLIKGSRKNKET
- a CDS encoding glycosyltransferase family A protein; the protein is MNELAIVIPYFKIDYFEECIKSLANQSNKRFSVYIGNDLSPDDPLPIIEKYLSSDQYFYFNYSDNLGGKNLAFQWMRILTEVKEPWFQILGDDDSISSNFVEEFYKNLAFIDSCCHVLKFNTILDFVGDKEVRFYNGFRTGYYDTYNLILRKIAGGLNSSLSEHVFRRERFNDVGFEIYPLAWHTDDFLILSMSGFNKIYFISDSSVVVRVFRNSTSGSEKNHVEKSDATKKYLKDFAQLLIHSNRGVQDKRDFLIAIRKYKFEVGLDYISEIYSLFGLLGTVYFRLYSIGLSLKIK
- the wzx gene encoding O-unit flippase-like protein, coding for MGVKLTKKDVIWSYLAQFFGIASGIFILPIILRLLSTEEIALNYLIGSLGSMVALFDFGFAPQFGRNITYVFSGAQEIQKKGIQDVNGLGEINYNLLANMINTAKFVYLRIAIFSGIVLCTFGTWYIYSVTNGFTSVNHVIWIWIFTIISIFLSFYFTYFDSLLIGRGLIRKAKIAGIISKVVYISLAISFLYMGYGLFGVAISSLCSTFVYRFISYRFFYDRDFKEKLKGIKPKPEERKDLFLKIWHNSSRLGLVFISAYAINNLSMFLAGLYLSSEEVASYGLLIQLVGIIGVVSGTLINSYNPTFASLRISGKSKEVMQTFSFALFVYLSLFIMGASFLIFLGPMVLEFIGSNAVLPNAYIMMAYCLVVILENNHSNFGTLIVTKNEVPFLKSSIIAGFFVAIGDFLVLNYLSFGVLGLILVQGIVQLAYANWKWPLLVCQEFSTSYLKILRLGYKETILKVKLLR
- a CDS encoding MraY family glycosyltransferase, encoding MLITYRKRLFDPIDARKVHQSIIPRLGGVAFVPIQCCLLAITVVLVYKTNFVNLGIVTWEVFPMFIMLICGLVILYIIGIADDLIGVSYKWKFVAQILVATFFPLAGLWINDLYGLMFLTYLPAWAGIPLTIFAAVLIINAINLIDGLDGLCSGLVGVGCLVLGTLFAFYHAWIHALLAFITTGILISFFYYNVFGASKRRRRIFMGDTGSMTLGYTMAFLAISFAMNNKSIKPFSEGAIVVAFSTLIVPVFDVARVIFIRWYKGLPLFKADRSHLHHKLLRSGLSHKSAMMSIIGLSLFFCAFNIITVQFISNNVVVLLDLVLWFLFTLTFNYFVNKRNAKLVNQEMEQGTIKVETAQFTEAQVKEVKAGEAPDAVSVTLINKI
- a CDS encoding DUF3078 domain-containing protein, with product MKVLKVAFLSAVTFLSLQVSAQESEGEENLEIDTTKTWTIMGENTFLLNQSSFSNWAAGGVNSLAGNLIFNYDFNYKKDKWNWDNKLIAAYGQTYQKETDWRKNDDRFAINSLLGYQAAEKWYYTFFMNFNTQFANGYEYKDQIRGRKISAPFAPAYLSFGPGMAFKESDNFKINISPASARFVMVGAESLRPDYGVDPDKFSRNEFGAALDAYYKVGLMENITFETILKLYSNYLQDPQNIDVDYLANLNLQVNRFISVNAAVQLVYDDNVNVPKSDGTKGPGLQVRQILGAGVTYKF
- a CDS encoding NAD-dependent epimerase/dehydratase family protein: MNIAIIGGSGFVGTKLIGNLIDTPTLNLINIDKQQSSSYPQLTKIANVLDKVRLKELLKGQDVVILLAAEHRDDVSPTSLYYDVNVEGMRHTLEAMEANGVSRLIFTSSVAVYGLDKDNPDESFPADAFNHYGKSKWEAEQVLQEWYKTHADWNINIVRPTVIFGEGNRGNVFNLLNQIASGKFMMIGDGKNQKSMSYVGNVVAFLEFLIQHKREGYNVYNYVDKPDFTTNDLVYHTGEILGKKIPTTHIPYWIGMLGGYGFDVLAFLSRKKLTISSVRVKKFCAVTKYDSTKAMSSGFVPPYSMEEGLRRMLNAEFGK